From a region of the Helianthus annuus cultivar XRQ/B chromosome 5, HanXRQr2.0-SUNRISE, whole genome shotgun sequence genome:
- the LOC110943826 gene encoding uncharacterized protein LOC110943826, producing MSSLSSLSSSSSSTWYSSSSGENDAFFENMIMYAAQIFMAEDENSEALSQRQTRRTKLNRDKESAHDKLVADYFADKLVYMDEMFRRRGQRGFTTLQKCTSAIRQLAYGYAPDALDEYLRMSERTARECLHRFCEWECSGALIACTGRGRTALLPGKSQIFDDIVAGTGPDTSFTVSGVEYRQGYYLADGIYPKYSTIVKTFPHPTDDKRKKFAKYQEGARKDIEQCFRVLQKRHIIEHPARSTTPKRLRHIMYACIILHNMVIEDEGTTICEYDENASNGNSVPVSLVWNNKI from the exons ACATGATTATGTACGCGGCTCAGATCTTCATGGCGGAGGATGAAAACTCTGAAGCGTTGTCCCAACGGCAAACTAGGAGAACAAAATTAAATCGAGACAAAGAAT CTGCCCACGATAAACTAGtggccgattattttgccgacaAACTTGTGTACATGGACGAGATGTTTCGACGTCG GGGGCAAAGGGGTTTCACTActttacaaaaatgtacgtcggccattcgTCAACTGGCATATGGGTACGCACCCGATGCATTGGACGAGTACTTAAGGATGTCCGAAAGAACCGCACGTGAATGTTTGCACAGGTTTTGCGAATGG gaatgctcgggagcattgattgcatgcactggccGTGGCAGAACTGCCCTACTGCCTGGCAAG tcacaGATATTTGACGACATAGTGGCGGGAACAGGTCCAGACACAAGTTTTACggtttcgggggtggaatacaggcAGGGCTACTACCTTGCAGATGGAATATACCCAAAGTACTCGACAATCGTTAAAACTTTTCCGCACCCGACAGatgataaaagaaaaaaatttgcGAAGTATCAAGAGGGTGCGAGAAAAGATATTGAACAGTGTTTTAGGGTTCTACAAAAAAGGCATATCATTGAACATCCAGCACGTTCGACTACACCAAAgaggttacgacacattatgtacgcttgtatcatccttcataacatggTCATTGAAGATGAAGGTACAACGATATGCGAgtacgacgaaaacgcgtctaACGGGAATTCTGTTCCAGTTAGTTTAGTTtggaacaacaagatttga
- the LOC110941628 gene encoding cytochrome P450 71A2 gives MSFNLQVFLFYSLPIIFALLVSKLYLSSKKSHKNLPPSPPRLPLIGNLHQLGVGMHRVLQSMAKTYGPLVLVHFGTVPIIVASSVDAAREIMKTHDITFANRPYLKTMNKVTFDGTDIAFSKYGEQWRQLKSISVLHLLSNKRVQSYRKVREEELASMIKKIQGTNESVFNLSELVATLTHNVISRAALGKIYEGMELKHLLDRTLDLLGRFCFANFFPSLAWMDRLTGLEGEIEKLAKDTDEFYDVVIDEHVNKKEGDAEGQDLVDILLEIQKDNSTGFHLEKKMIKGVILDLFNAGTDTTFTSLDWAIAELLRNPRTMKKLQQEAHTVGQGREMITEDDLGNMPYLKAVLKETLRLHVPAPLLVPRESTKDVKLLGYDIPSGSQVMINAWAIARDPLIWEESEEFKPERFLNNKMDYKGFDFEYTPFGAGRRGCPAINFAMIINEIVLANLVYKFEFSLPGNEPVDMTETDGLTVHRKFPILVKATPRE, from the exons ATGTCTTTCAACCTACAAGTTTTTCTCTTTTATTCTCTTCCTATAATTTTTGCCTTACTTGTTTCGAAATTATATCTTTCTTCCAAAAAATCCCATAAAAACCTACCTCCATCTCCACCAAGGTTACCATTAATAGGAAACCTTCACCAATTAGGCGTGGGCATGCACCGTGTCCTTCAATCCATGGCTAAGACTTATGGTCCACTCGTATTGGTTCACTTTGGTACTGTGCCGATAATTGTAGCCTCTTCGGTTGATGCAGCTAGAGAGATTATGAAAACCCATGATATAACATTTGCAAATAGGCCATATTTAAAGACCATGAATAAAGTTACTTTTGATGGCACAGATATAGCCTTCTCCAAATATGGAGAGCAGTGGAGGCAACTCAAAAGTATTTCTGTACTCCATCTTTTAAGCAACAAAAGGGTTCAATCGTACCGAAAAGTGAGGGAGGAGGAGTTGGCGAGTATGATAAAAAAGATTCAAGGAACCAATGAATCCGTTTTTAATTTGAGTGAGTTAGTTGCTACCCTTACACATAATGTGATTTCTAGGGCAGCTTTGGGAAAGATATATGAAGGGATGGAGCTTAAGCATTTGCTAGACCGGACTTTGGATTTGTTGGGACGTTTTTGTTTTGCGAACTTTTTTCCTTCGTTAGCATGGATGGATAGACTTACCGGATTAGAAGGAGAAATTGAAAAACTTGCTAAAGATACTGATGAGTTTTATGACGTTGTAATTGACGAACATGTAAACAAGAAAGAGGGTGATGCTGAAGGCCAAGATCTTGTTGATATTTTATTAGAAATTCAAAAAGATAACTCGACAGGGTTTCATCTCGAGAAAAAGATGATTAAAGGTGTCATCTTG GACTTGTTTAATGCTGGCACCGATACCACATTCACTAGCCTCGACTGGGCGATTGCCGAGCTACTACGAAACCCACGTACAATGAAAAAATTGCAACAAGAGGCACACACAGTGGGACAAGGAAGAGAAATGATCACCGAAGACGACTTAGGCAATATGCCCTATCTAAAGGCCGTCCTCAAAGAAACCTTACGATTACACGTTCCAGCTCCATTGCTTGTTCCCCGTGAATCAACAAAAGACGTTAAACTACTCGGCTACGACATCCCATCAGGTTCGCAAGTGATGATTAACGCATGGGCGATAGCAAGAGATCCTTTAATATGGGAAGAATCTGAAGAGTTCAAACCAGAGAGGTTCTTGAACAATAAAATGGATTATAAAGGTTTCGATTTCGAGTATACACCATTTGGTGCTGGAAGACGAGGGTGTCCTGCTATTAATTTTGCAATGATTATTAACGAAATTGTGTTGGCAAATTTGGTGTATAAGTTTGAATTTTCATTGCCGGGGAACGAGCCTGTAGACATGACTGAGACTGATGGTTTAACCGTTCATAGGAAGTTTCCTATACTTGTCAAAGCAACTCCTAGGGAGTAA